The genome window ACCGCGCGGGCCACCGGATTCCTCAGCATGCTGAGTATCATGAACCGCGAGCGGCTACTCGGCAAACGGGAGGACGCGTGACCATGCAGCAGGGCCCGCCGCCGGACCACTGGCCGGTCGGCCGGATGCTCTCCGCGGCGGCGCGACGGATCGAGCGCGCCTGGGACGCCCACCTGGCGTCCTGGGACCTCAACCACGCGAGCCTGCCGGTGCTGGTCCACATCACCGTCGCTCCCATGTCGCAGCGTGAGCTCGCGGACGCCTGCGGCGTCACCGAGCAGACGATGAGCCGCGTCGTGGCACGCCTCGTGCGCACCGGCTACGTCACGCGCCGCCCGCACGCCGAGGACCGGCGCCGCCACGTGGTCGCCATCACCCCCGCCGGCGCCGCGGCGCTCGCGGCGTGCGCCGACCCCGGGCCCGCCCAGCAGGCCGTCCTGGGCCATCTGCCCCCCGACCGCCGTGCGCTGCTCGACGAGCTCATGCGCGAGGTCGTGGCTCCCTGGGGCGTCACACCCGGCCCGCCCGTCGACGCGGCCGACCGCCCGCCCGCGTCGAGGGCATAGCCTGACGCGCATGCGCGTCGACCCGCTCGAGCTCGGCACCCGTCTGCAGCCGTACGTGCCCACCTGGGACCTCCAGCGCGAGGTCCACGCCGCGGTCGCGGCCGGTGAGCGCGAGGACACGCTGCTGCTCGTCGAGCACGAGCCCGTGTACACCGCGGGCAGGCGCACGGCGCGGTCCGACCGGCCTGTCGACGGCACGCCCGTGGTCGACGTGGACCGCGGCGGTCGCATCACCTGGCACGGCCCCGGACAGCTCGTCGGGTACCCGATCGTCCGCCTCGCCGAGCCGGTCGACGTCGTGCGCTACGTCCGCGCCCTCGAGGAGGCGCTCATCCGCACGTGCTCCGACGTCGGCGTGGACGCGGGCCGCGTCGACGGACGCAGCGGCGTGTGGCTGCCTGCCGACGACGTCACGACGTCACCGCGCCCGCGGCGTGCGCGCAAGGTCGCCGCGATCGGCGTGCGCGTCGCGCGGGGCACGACCATGCACGGGTTCGCGCTGAACTGCACCGCGTCGCTCGACGGGTTCTCGCGCATCGTGCCGTGCGGCATCGACGACGCCGACGTCACGACGCTGTCCGCGGAGACCGGGCGCGCCGTCACGATCGCCGAGATCACGCCCGTCGTCGTCGCCCACCTGCAGGACGTGCTCACGCCCCTCCTCGCCGCGCGCGACGAGGCGACCGCCGACCGCTGAGCGCTACGCGTCCTGCTGGATCGCCCGCAGAGCCGTCGCGATCGACCCGGCCCACGTGCGGACCGCCTCGAGGTCCCGGTAGTCGCCCGCGTCGGCCCGGGTGAGGGCCACGAGCGCCCGCTCCGAGATGTTGAGACCGTCGCGGTCCAGCCGCCCGGTGAACATCGCGACGTCGCGGGCGCCGGTGGTGCGCGCGATGTCCGCCACGTCGTCCGGCACCGTCTCCGGCATCGGCGGGTCACCGACCGGGCCCGACCAGAACAGCCACGACGGCCGCTGCCGCAGCTGCCCCGCCTGCCGGTCGACCAGGTCGCGCAGCCCCAGCGCGAGCCTGCCGACGTACACCGCGGAGCCCATCACGACCGCGTCGTACGGATCGACGTGCTCGACGTCGTCGGGTTCGACCTCGTCGACGTCGTGACCGGCCTCCCGCAGCCGTGCGGCGACCTCCGCACCCATCTCCCGCGTCGCGCCGTGCCTCGACGCCACCGTCACCAGGACGCGCACCGTGCCACCTCCTCCAGGGTCGGCCGCAGCGCCCGGACCCGGGGTCGCGACCGTCTCGTCCAGCGTCCTCCTCGTCGTCCGCGAGCGCACGGGACAGAGGTCCCCGTCACACCCCGGGACCAGCGCCACGACGGCGGGCTACGCTGACGCCGTGACGATCGCACCCGAGGGACGCCGGATGCTCCGGGTGGAGGCACGCAACGCCGCCACCCCGATCGAGAAGAAGCCGGAGTGGATCCGCACCCGGGCGACGACCGGCCCGGAGTACAGCGAGCTCAAGGGCCTGGTGCGCCGCGAGGGCCTGCACACGGTGTGCGAGGAGGCGGGCTGCCCCAACATCTTCGAGTGCTGGGAGGACCGCGAGGCCACCTTCCTCATCGGCGGCGACCAGTGCACCCGGCGCTGCGACTTCTGCCAGATCGACACGGGCAGGCCCGCCGCGCTCGACACCGACGAGCCGCGCCGCGTCGCGGAGTCCGTCCAGGCCATGGGTCTGAAGTACTCCACGATCACGGGCGTCGCACGCGACGACCTGCCGGACGGCGGCGTGTGGCTGTACGCCGAGACGGTCCGCCAGATCCACGCGCTCAACCCCGGCACCGGTGTCGAGCTGCTCATCCCGGACTTCAACGCCGTCCCCGAGCTGCTGGACCTCGTCAACGAGTCCCGTCCCGAGGTCCTGGCGCACAACCTGGAGACCGTGCCGCGGATCTTCAAGCAGATCCGGCCGGCTTTCCGCTACGACCGTTCGCTGTCCGTGCTGACGCGTGCGCGCGACGCCGGCCTCGTCACGAAGTCGAACCTCATCCTCGGCATGGGCGAGACGACCGAGGAGGTCGTCGAGGCGCTGCGCGACCTGCACGAGGCGGGCTGCGACCTCATCACGATCACGCAGTACCTGCGGCCGTCGGTGCGCCACCACCCGGTCGCACGCTGGGTGCGTCCCGAGGAGTTCGTCGAGCTGTCCGACGAGGCCGAGCGCATCGGCTTCCTCGGGGTGATGTCCGGACCGCTCGTGCGCTCGTCGTACCGCGCCGGGCGGCTGTGGGGCCAGGCGATGCGGCGTCGCGGCCTGGAGATCCCCGCCGCGCTCGCGCACCTGGGCGAGCCGACGACGGCACGCCAGGAGGCCTCGGCCCTGCTCGCCCGCAGCACCGCGGTCTGATCCGCGGGACGCCGCGCGGGCGCACGCGCCCGCGCCGGTAGACTCCCGGGTCATGGCACGCGAGCGCTCCACGTCCCCGCAGGGCTCCTCCCCGAGCACGGGGACAGGCACCGGGAAGGTCAAGAAGACCCGCTGGTACCACCAGGTCTGGCAGGCGTTCCAGATCACCCGGCAGTCGGACCCCGCCGTCACCTGGATCATGCTCGGCGTGTTCCTGGGCGTCGTCGCGGTCGGCGCCGTGATCGGCATGCTCGTCGACCAGCTCGTCTACGTGCTCGTGCTGAGCATCCCGTTCGCCCTGCTCGGCGCGCTGTTCGTGCTGACCCGTCGCGCCGAGAAGGCCGCGTACACGCGCATCGAGGGTCAGCCCGGCGCCTCGCTCGCCGCACTCGGCACCCTGCGCCGCGGGTGGACCTTCGCGCAGGAGCCCGTCGCGGTGGACCCGCGCACGCAGGACCTCGTGTTCCGCGGCGTCGGACGCCCTGGCGTGGTGCTCGTGGGCGAGGGCCCGGACCACCGCATCGGCAAGCTGCTCGAGGCGGAGCGCAAGCGCACCGCGCGCGTCGTGTCCGGTGCGCCGATCCACCTCATCCAGGTCGGCAACGGCGAGGGCCAGGTGCCGCTGCGCAAGCTGCCCCGTGCGGTGACCAAGCTGAAGCCCCAGCTCACCAAGGACGAGGTGGCCGTCGTGCTGCGCCGCGTCACGTCGCTCGGCGCGGCGAAGCTGCCCGTCCCCAAGGGCATTGACCCGATGCGGGCGCGTCCCGACCGCAAGGGGATGCGGGGGCGCTGACGCGCGGGCGTCGCGACGGTCGGGCCAGGCGTCAGCGGCGGACCAGGACCGTCCCGGCCGCACGGTCGTGCAGGCCGCGACCGTCGCCGTCCCACACGGCCGCGGGCAGCACGAGGCACAGCAGGGCGGTGCGGACCAGCGCCGCGAGCAGCCCCGGCGGACCGCCCGACACCGGCGACGACCCTGCCGGCGGCTGCGGGAGCGTCCGGCGCACCTGCAGGCCCATGAGCCGGTGGCCGAGCGTGTGCCCGAGCGCGCCGACGAGCACGAGGTTCTCGAGCGCGAAGACGGCCAACGTGCCCAGCGAGTCGCCACGCAGCAGGAACAGCCCGTCGCTGCGTGCCGGCAGCAGCAGCGCCGACACGGCGAGGCACGCGACCCAGTCGATCGAGAGCGCCGCGAGCCGTCGACCGAGGCGCGCGAGCGACCCCGGACCCGTGGGCGCGAGACCCAGCCGCGCACCGCGCACGCCGCCGTCGTCGCGGCCACCGGGACCGCCCTCGAGCCACGAGCCCACGGAGTCGCGCGTCACCATGCGTCCAGCGTACGTGCGCGGCCCGAACGGCCCGACGCGCCCGTCGTGTCGTGCGATCGTTACCTCGCAAGCAGGTCCGTAACCTCCCGGAAACAAGGGGGCCACGGCAGGGAAACCCGCTCCTCCTAGCCTCGCTCTGCCCGGGACGACCGGGCACCATCGACCGAGGAGCAGCGGATGTTCACCAAGCCAGAGGAAGTCCTGGCGTTCATCAAGAGCGAGGACGTCAAGTTCGTCGACGTGCGCTTCTGTGACCTGCCGGGCGTGATGCAGCACTTCAACGTGCCAGCCGCCTCGCTCGACCTGGACTTCTTCACGGACGGCCAGATGTTCGACGGGTCCTCGATCCGCGGCTTCCAGGCCATCCACGAGTCGGACATGAAGCTGGTCCCGGACGTGGCGACGTCGTACGTCGACCCGTTCCGCGTCGAGAAGACCCTGAACATCAACTTCCACATCGTCGACCCGTACACCGACGAGCCCTACAGCCGCGACCCGCGCCAGGTCGCCGCCAAGGCGGAGGCGTACCTCAAGTCGACCGGCATCGCGGACACCGCGTTCTTCGCGCCCGAGGCCGAGTTCTACATCTTCGACGACATCCGCTTCGAGACGAAGCAGAACGCGTCGTACTACTACATCGACTCCATCGAGGCCGCGTGGAACACGGGCCGCAAGGAGGAGGGTGGCAACCTCGGCCACAAGACGCCCTACAAGGGCGGCTACTTCCCCGTGCCGCCGGTCGACCACTTCGCCGACCTGCGCGACCAGATCTCGCTGCAGCTCGACGCACTCGGCCTGCAGGTCGAGCGCGCGCACCACGAGGTCGGCACGGCCGGTCAGGCCGAGATCAACTACCGCTTCGACACGCTCGCCAAGTCCGCGGACAAGGTGCAGCTGTTCAAGTACGTGGTGAAGAACGTGGCGCACGAGAACGGCCGCACGGCGACGTTCATGCCGAAGCCGCTGTTCGGTGACAACGGCTCGGGCATGCACGTCCACCAGTCCCTCTGGAAGGACGGCGAGCCGCTGTTCTTCGACGAGAAGGGCTACGGCGGGCTGTCCGACCTGGCGCGCTGGTACATCGGTGGCCTGCTCAAGCACGCCCCCTCGCTCCTCGCGTTCACGAACCCGACGGTGAACTCCTACCACCGCCTGGTGCCGGGCTTCGAGGCCCCCGTCAACCTGGTCTACTCGGCCCGCAACCGCTCCGCGTGCATCCGCATCCCGGTGACGGGGTCGAACCCGAAGGCCAAGCGCGTCGAGTTCCGCGTGCCGGACCCGTCGTCGAACCCGTACCTCGCGTTCGCGGCCATGCTCATGGCCGGCCTCGACGGGATCCAGAACCGCATCGAGCCGCCGGACCCGATCGACAAGGACCTGTACGAGCTGCCCCCCGAGGAGCACGCGCTCATCCAGCAGGTCCCGGGCTCGCTGTCCGAGGTGCTCGACAACCTCGAGGCCGACCACGACTGGCTCACGGCCGGCAACGTCTTCACGCCGGACCTCATCCAGACGTGGATCGACTACAAGCGCTCGGCAGAGGTCGACCCGATCCGGCTGCGTCCGCACCCGCACGAGTTCGAGCTCTACTACGACGTCTGAGTCGTCAGGTGTCACGGCTGCTCCCGTGAGCGCCTGACCTGTAGGAAACGGCACCCCCGTCGCCCTCGTGGCGGCGGGGGTGCCGCGCGTGCGGGAACGCGCGACGGTGTGCGGCGCCCCCCGAGGCGCGCCGAGGGCGTCGAGGCGTCGCATGCGGCCTTCCCTCGCAGAGGGTGCCCGCTCGCGGTGACGCTGGCCCGCGCCTAGCGTCGGTGCCATGGCGCCGACGTGGCGGGGGACGTCGCGCCGCGACCCGGTGGGCCGCGGCCGGACGGGCCTGCGGTGAGCCCGCGCGCGGCACCGGGGATCGCGACCGTCGTGGTGGCGGTGGCCGTGGCGGTCGCCGACGTCAGTGCCGTCAACTCGGTGCTGCCGGAGCTGCGGCGCGACCTCGGGGCCGACGCGAGCGACCTGCAGTGGGTCGTCTCGGGCTACGTGCTCACCTACGGCCTCGCGATGATCGTCACCGGCAGGATCGGCGACGCCCGCGGTCGACGACCGACCTTCCTCACCGGTGTCGTGGTCTTCACCGTGGCGAGCGTGCTCGCCGCGGTCGCGCCCGGGCCCGGTGTGCTCGTCGTCGCGCGGCTCCTCCAAGGCTTCGGCGCGGGGTTCCTCAACCCCCAGGCCATGGCACTCGTCCGCGAGCTCGTGCCGGAAGGGCCGAGACGTTCGGCTGTCTTCGCGCTCTACACGGCTGTCGTCGGTGCCGCGCTCGCCGTCGGCCCGCTCCTCGGCGGGCTGCTGGGTTCGGTCGGCTGGCGGTGGGTGTTCTGGGTGAACCTCCCCCTCGGCACGCTCGTCCTGCTCGCCGGCCTGCGCGTGCTGCCACGTGCCGTACCCACGGGGGCGAGGGTCCTTCCCGACGTGCCCGGCGTGGCGCTGCTGTGGGCCGGCCTTTCGCTGCTGCTCATACCGCTGCTCGAGCTCTCCGACCTGCCGGCCGGGGTGGTCGTCGCCGGACTGCTGTCGGCGGTGGTCGCGCTCGCGGCCTTCGTCGTCCGGGAGCGCCGGACCGCGGCGCGCGGTGGTGCACCGGTCGTCGACCTCGCGCTGTTCCGTGACCGCTCGTACACCTGCGGCGTCCTGCTCAACACCACGTACCAGGCCGGGCTCACGGGCGTCGTCTACGTGCTCACGCTGTACCTGCGCAGCGGGCTCGGGCTCGACCCGGTCGTCGCCGGCGCCGCGCAGCTCCCCGTGGCACTCGGCGCGCTGCTCGTCGCACCCTTCGCGGCACGGCTGGCACGCCCGCGCCGCGGCGAGCTCACGGGGGTCATACTGCTCGTCGTCGGCTCGGCAGCCGCGTGGGCTGCCGTCGAGGTGCTCCCCGACGCCGGCACCACGATCGTGTGGGCGCTGGCCGTGCCACTCCTCGTCGTGGGCGTCGGCAGCAACCTCGTCTCGGCGCTCAACCTCGGCGTCACCAACGCGCGGATCCCCGCCGAGGAGGCCGGCAGCGCCAACGCCCTACGTCAGACCACCGCCCGCATCGGGTCCGCGGTCGGCACGGCCACCGTCGGTGCGCTGCTCGCCGCGGCACTCGCGCCCGCCGGCCTCGGCACGGCTGCCCGGGCGGACTGGGACCGTGCCATGAGCGCGGGCATGGCGCTGTCGGTGGCATTCCTTGCGGCCACGCTCGTGCCGGTGCTCGTCGACCTCGTCGCGACACGACGCGAGGTCCGCGCAGCCCGCTCCTAGCGAGGGCACCACCTGCGGAGGCAGCCAGGAGAGCCTTCGGCCGGCCGCTTGCGCGGCCCTTCGGCGGCGCCGAGCATGGCCCGGAGGCCCCGGGGGGGCGACGTCATGACGGACGACGGCGTCCGAGGACGGAGCGGAGCATGCGCAGGCTCGACCTACGTCAGGGATGGTTCGCGACGGGCGGAGTCGTCGCCCTCGCGCTCGGGCTGGCCGCGGGAGGTGCGGACGACGCCCGCGGGGAACGCGGCAAGCCCCACCCGCAGCGCGCAAGGAACGTCGTCCTGCTCGTCGGGGACGGGCTGGGCATCGGCGCCCGGGACGCGATCCGGCTGGCGACCGTGGGTCACGACGGCACGCTGGCGATGGACCAGCTGCGGTACGCGGGCTGGACCCGGACCGACTCGGCGGACCCCGACGAGGCGGTGACCGACTCCGCGGCGAGCGCCACGGCGTTCGCCACCGGGATGCGCACGTACAACGGCGCCGTCGGCGTCGACGCCGACGGGCGCCCCGTGACCAGCCTGCTCGAGCACGCGACCGCGCTGCGGAGGTCGACCGGCCTCGTCACGACGGCACAGGTGACGGACGCGACGCCCGGAGCCTTCGGCGCGCACGTGGCCGACCGTGCCGACCAGAGCGAGATCGCCCGCCAGCTCGTCGAGGAGTCCAGGCCGGACGTCGTCCTGGGCGGCGGGGAGGACTGGTGGTACCCGGAGGGCGACGAGGGCGCGTACCCGGACGATCCCGATGACCCGCGCCCTGAGGTGAGCCGCAGCACGCTCGGCAACCTCGTCGACCTCGCCGTCGACAACGGCTACACCTACGTCAGCACCCCTCAGCAGCTCACCGCCACGGATGCCCGACGGATCCTCGGCCTGTTCGCCAACGAGGAGATGTTCGAGCAGGCCCCCGAGGGGCAGGGCGACGAGTACGCCCCGGTCGTGCCGCTGCGGACCATGACGCAGAAGGCCCTCGACGTGCTCTCCGAGGACCGCGACGGCTTCTTCCTGCTCGTCGAGGAGGAAGGCATCGACGAGATGGCGCACGCCAACAACGCGGGCCTCGCCATCCGCGCCGGTCAGGCGTTCGACGAGACCGTCGCCCTGGTCCGCGACTTCGCGGCGCAGCGGCGCGACACGCTCGTCGTCGTCGTCGGGGACCACGAGACCGGTGGCCTGGCGGTGGAGAACCTCGACCCCGACGACGAGTCCGGCGACGGTGCGAGCACCTCGCCGGAGGTGCTGCAGAGCGGCGAGGACGGGCCGTTCGACATCGCGGGCAGCACGCTGACGTTCACCGTCGACTGGACGACGAGCGGCCACACCGGTGGTGCGACGCCGCTGACGGCGCAGGGCCCGGGTGCCGAGGAGCTCGCGCGGACGCAGCACACCACCGACGTGTTCGCGACCGTTCTCGCCGCCATGCGCCACGGTCGCGGCTGACCCGGGCGGCGGCTCCCGTACGGGACGCGCCGACGCCTCACCGCGGCAGGGGCACCCGCCGCACGCGCAGCGCCGTGAGGTCGTACCCCTGGCTGAGCTCGCTCCACCGGACGCGGGGCGGACCGGCGGCCGCGAGGTCGTCGCGCAGGAGGGCGGAGACGAACACCTCCGCCTCCGACGAGGCGAGCGGCGCACCCGGGCACCGGTGGTGACCGTCGCCGAAGGCGAGGACGGCCGGTCCGGACGCACGTGCCATGGCCCGCTGGGGCTGCACCGCGTGCGGGTCGGCGCCCACGACCCGCTCGTCGGCGTTGACCGCCCGGACGTCCACGTCGATCAGCGCACCGGCCGGCACCTCGACCGGGCCGTCGGGACCGTCGAGCGTCAGCGGAGCCGTCGTGCGGCGCAGCAGGTGCCCGACCACGGGCTCGACGCGCAGCACCTCCTCGATGATCGCGACGCGGCCGTCGCGGTCGGACGCGCGGTACCGCGCACGCAGCGCGTCGTCGTCGAGCAGGTGCCACACGGCCGCGGCGATGAGCTCCCGCGTCGTCGCCATGCCCGCCGCCGCGTAGGTGACGCACTCGGTGAGGATCTCCAGGTCCGAGTAGCCGGCGTCGAGCAGGGTGCTGATGAGGTCCTCACGCCGACGACGTCGCCGCGCGCGGATGGCCGGCTTCACGTCGAGCAGGTAGAACCTCAGCATGGCGGTGCCGCGCAGCGCCTCGCGCAGCCCGGCGAGCGGTGAGCCCGGCCGCGGCGGTGGTGCGAAGAACTCGTCCAACCGGGCGCGCATCCGCGGGGACGCACCGTGGTCGAGGCCGATGACCCGGGACGCGACCTCGACGGCCATCTGCATGCTGAGCCCGGTCAGGTCCGTCCACCGGTCGGTGCGCACCTGCGCGACGACACGCTCCGCGGTGTCCCGCATCCAGTCCCGGTAGCCGGCCACCACGCGCGGGGCGAACAGGTGCGCCGCCGCGCGGCGCTGCGCGTGGTGCGCCTCCCCCTCGACGAACAGGATCGGCGGACGGATCCGCACCGGTCCCCCGCTGCCGAGCTCCTCGGCACCGAAGCCCGCCTGCCGGGTGTGCTCGGGGTGCCGCAGCACGGTGCGTGCCAGCGCGTGCGACCGGATGCGCCAGCGGGGTCGGTCCCCGGGGACGTGCTCGATGTCGGGGCCGCTGCCGTCGTCGGGCTGCGCGAGCTTGCGCACCGGGCAGCCGGCCGTCGCGCCGAGCGTCTGACCGTCCGCCGTGGTCGTCACCCGTTCGACTGTAGGGGCTCACCCTTCCGGACGACCAGACCCCGCCGTCAGCCGTAGAAGACGCGCTCGACGACGGCCCGCGCGCGCCGCGCCGTGCGCAGGTACGTCTCCTCCAGCATCGCGCCCGACCCCGGGGGGTGACCGAGCACGCGCGCGACGCCCGCGAGCGCCGTCCGGTCGTGCGGCAGGACGTCGGCGTGCGCACCCTCCGCGCGTCCTGTCCACAGGACGTTCGCGTCGCGCACCCGGGACGCGAGCAGCCACGCCTCGCGCAGGACGGCCGCGTCGGCCGCCTCGAGCAGCCCGGCGTCCCGCGCCGCGTCGAGTGCGTCGAGCGTCGAGGTCGTCCGCAGGCCGGGCACGGCGTGCGCGTGCTGCAGCTGCAGCAGCTGGGCTGTCCACTCGACGTCGCTGATCCCGCCGCGACCGAGCTTGAGGTGCCGCGAGGGGTCGACACCGCGCGGCAGCCGCTCGGCCTCGACCCGTGCCTTGATGCGCCGGATCTCGCGCTCCGTCGCGGCGTCGAGACCACCGGCGGGGTACCGCAGCGGGTCGACGAGCGCGACGAACCGCTCCCCCAGCTCCTGGTCCCCGGCGACCGGCCGCGCGCGCAGCAGCGCCTGGCTCTCCCACGGGGACGACCACCGCTGGTAGTACTCGACGTGCGCGTCGAACGACCGGGCCAGCGGGCCGTTGCGCCCCTCGGGACGCAGGTCGGCGTCCACGCTCAGGGTCGGCTCGGGCCCGACGCTGCCCAGCAGCTGACGCACCCGCGTGGCCACGGCCACCGCGAAGTCCTGCGCCACCTTGCCGTCGGCTCCGGGCACGGGGTCGTGCACGAACATCACGTCGGCGTCCGACGAGTACGCCATCTCACGCCCGCCCAACCGGCCCATCGCCACGACGAGGAGCCGGGTCGGGCTCGCGTCCAGCCCCGCGGCGGTGCGGGCGTCGGACTCCGCGACCCGCAGCGTGCCGGCGAGCACGGCGTCGGCGGTGACCGTCAGGCTCTGCGACGCCCGCACGCCGGTCGTCACGCCGAGCACGTCCGCGACGGCCGTGCGCGCGAGCTCGCGCCGGCGCAGCGCGCGCAGCGCCGTGACCGCGGGCACCGGCTCGGCCGCGCGACGCAGGACCGCGTCCGCCTCCGCCTCCAGCCGCTCGGCCGACCGGGGGGCGAGCTCGGCGTCGTCGTCGAGCCACGTGACGGACTCCGGTGACCTGCGCAGGGCGTCGGCGGCGTACCGCGACGTCGAGAGCACCTGCGCGAGCCGTTGCGCCGCGGTGCCGGAGTCGCGCAGCAGCTTGAGGTACCAGTGCGTCGTGCCGAGCTGGTCGGACAGCCGCCGGAACGCCAGGAGCCCGCCGTCGGGGTCGGCGCCGTCGGCGAACCACCCCAGCATCACGGGCAGCAGCTGCCGCTGGATCGCGGCGCGGCGCGAGACGCCGTCGGCGAGTGCCGCGATGTGCCGCACGGCGCCGGCGGGGTCGCGGTAGCCGATCGCGGCGAGGCGCGCGCGTGCCGCCTCCGGGGCGAGGCTCGCCTCCGCCGTGGACAGCCGCGCCGTGGCGGGCAGCAGCGGGCGGTAGAACAGCTCCTCGTGCAGCCTGCGCACGTCGCGGCGGGTGGTGCGCCAGCGCTCCAGGAGCCCCTCGGGGCCCTCCACGCGCAGCCCCATCGTGCGGGCCAGGCGCCGCAGGTCGGTGTCGGAGGTGGGCACCAGGTGGGTGCGCTGCAGGCGGTGGAGCTGGATGCGGTGCTCCATCATCCGCATCCAGCGGTAGCAGACCGCGAGCTGCGCGGCGTGCTCGCGTCCCACGTACCCGCCGGCGGCGAGCGCCGCGAGCGCCGTGAGCGTGCTGGGGCTGCGGATCGTCTCGTCGGCCCGTCCGTGCACGAGCTGCAGGAGCTGCACGGTGAACTCGACGTCGCGCAGCCCCCCGACCCCGAGCTTGAGCTGGCGGTCCGCCTCGGCGCGCGGCACGTGCGCCTCGACGCGGCGGCGCATGGCCTGCGAGTCCTCGACGAAGTTCTCGCGCTGGACCGCGGACCACACCAGCGGGTTGACGGTCTCGACGTAGGCGCGCCCGAGGTCCGGGTCCCCCGCGAGCGGGCGCGCCTTGAGCAGCGCCTGGAACTCCCACGTCCTGGCCCACCGCTCGTAGTAGGCGCGGTGGCTGGCCAGCGTCCGCACGAGCGGGCCGTCCTTGCCCTCGGGGCGCAGCGCCGCGTCGACGGGCCACAGCGCGGGCTCCCCCGCGGGCGCCGAGCACGCGCGCGCGAGACCGGCCGCCAGGCGGGCCCCCGTGACCATCGCCTCGTCCTCGGGCGTGCCGTCCACGGGCTCGGCGACGTAGATCACGTCGACGTCCGACACGTAGTTGAGCTCGCGCCCGCCCGCCTTGCCCATCCCGATGACTGCGAGGCGCACGCCGCGCCCGTGGTCGTCGAGGTCGGCTCGTGCCAGCGCGAGCGACGCCTCGAGCGCCGCCGCCGCGAGGTCGGCGAGCGCCGCACCGACACCGGGGAGCCGGCTGAGCGGGTCGCCGCAGGTCAGGTCGGTCGCGGCGATGCGCAGCAGGCGCGAGCGGTAGGCGCGGCGCATCGCGTCCACGCCCGGGACTCCCGCGAGGCCCGCCACGGGGACGTCCGCGTCGGGGTCCGCGTCCACGGCCCGCAGCAGCTCGGCGCGCACGTCCGCGGCGGGCACGCCCGTCCCCGGGGTGCTGTCCGCGACCACCCGCAGGGTGGCCGGGTGAGCCGCCAGGGTGTTGCCGATGGCGACGGACGCACCGGTGACGGCCAGCAGCCGCCGACGTGCGGGGCCGGCGTCGGCCAGCACGTCGTGGAGGAGACTCGACAGCGCGGGGTCCCGGCGCACGGCACCCGCGACCTTCGCGATCGCCAGCAGCGCGGCGTCGGGGTCACCCACGTCGGCCAGGTCGCCGACGACGTGGTCCACGACGTCGGGGTCGACCGCCGTCAGCGCCGCGTCCGCCAGCAGACGCTCGGCACGCGGCACGTCGGCCACGCCCACGCGCGTCAGGCGGGTCGCGAGCGAGGACCCACGGCCCGTGGACGTGGACACCGTCAGATCAG of Cellulomonas dongxiuzhuiae contains these proteins:
- a CDS encoding MarR family winged helix-turn-helix transcriptional regulator is translated as MQQGPPPDHWPVGRMLSAAARRIERAWDAHLASWDLNHASLPVLVHITVAPMSQRELADACGVTEQTMSRVVARLVRTGYVTRRPHAEDRRRHVVAITPAGAAALAACADPGPAQQAVLGHLPPDRRALLDELMREVVAPWGVTPGPPVDAADRPPASRA
- the lipB gene encoding lipoyl(octanoyl) transferase LipB, which gives rise to MRVDPLELGTRLQPYVPTWDLQREVHAAVAAGEREDTLLLVEHEPVYTAGRRTARSDRPVDGTPVVDVDRGGRITWHGPGQLVGYPIVRLAEPVDVVRYVRALEEALIRTCSDVGVDAGRVDGRSGVWLPADDVTTSPRPRRARKVAAIGVRVARGTTMHGFALNCTASLDGFSRIVPCGIDDADVTTLSAETGRAVTIAEITPVVVAHLQDVLTPLLAARDEATADR
- a CDS encoding flavodoxin domain-containing protein gives rise to the protein MRVLVTVASRHGATREMGAEVAARLREAGHDVDEVEPDDVEHVDPYDAVVMGSAVYVGRLALGLRDLVDRQAGQLRQRPSWLFWSGPVGDPPMPETVPDDVADIARTTGARDVAMFTGRLDRDGLNISERALVALTRADAGDYRDLEAVRTWAGSIATALRAIQQDA
- the lipA gene encoding lipoyl synthase → MTIAPEGRRMLRVEARNAATPIEKKPEWIRTRATTGPEYSELKGLVRREGLHTVCEEAGCPNIFECWEDREATFLIGGDQCTRRCDFCQIDTGRPAALDTDEPRRVAESVQAMGLKYSTITGVARDDLPDGGVWLYAETVRQIHALNPGTGVELLIPDFNAVPELLDLVNESRPEVLAHNLETVPRIFKQIRPAFRYDRSLSVLTRARDAGLVTKSNLILGMGETTEEVVEALRDLHEAGCDLITITQYLRPSVRHHPVARWVRPEEFVELSDEAERIGFLGVMSGPLVRSSYRAGRLWGQAMRRRGLEIPAALAHLGEPTTARQEASALLARSTAV
- a CDS encoding DUF4191 domain-containing protein, whose product is MARERSTSPQGSSPSTGTGTGKVKKTRWYHQVWQAFQITRQSDPAVTWIMLGVFLGVVAVGAVIGMLVDQLVYVLVLSIPFALLGALFVLTRRAEKAAYTRIEGQPGASLAALGTLRRGWTFAQEPVAVDPRTQDLVFRGVGRPGVVLVGEGPDHRIGKLLEAERKRTARVVSGAPIHLIQVGNGEGQVPLRKLPRAVTKLKPQLTKDEVAVVLRRVTSLGAAKLPVPKGIDPMRARPDRKGMRGR
- a CDS encoding RDD family protein, yielding MVTRDSVGSWLEGGPGGRDDGGVRGARLGLAPTGPGSLARLGRRLAALSIDWVACLAVSALLLPARSDGLFLLRGDSLGTLAVFALENLVLVGALGHTLGHRLMGLQVRRTLPQPPAGSSPVSGGPPGLLAALVRTALLCLVLPAAVWDGDGRGLHDRAAGTVLVRR
- the glnA gene encoding type I glutamate--ammonia ligase gives rise to the protein MFTKPEEVLAFIKSEDVKFVDVRFCDLPGVMQHFNVPAASLDLDFFTDGQMFDGSSIRGFQAIHESDMKLVPDVATSYVDPFRVEKTLNINFHIVDPYTDEPYSRDPRQVAAKAEAYLKSTGIADTAFFAPEAEFYIFDDIRFETKQNASYYYIDSIEAAWNTGRKEEGGNLGHKTPYKGGYFPVPPVDHFADLRDQISLQLDALGLQVERAHHEVGTAGQAEINYRFDTLAKSADKVQLFKYVVKNVAHENGRTATFMPKPLFGDNGSGMHVHQSLWKDGEPLFFDEKGYGGLSDLARWYIGGLLKHAPSLLAFTNPTVNSYHRLVPGFEAPVNLVYSARNRSACIRIPVTGSNPKAKRVEFRVPDPSSNPYLAFAAMLMAGLDGIQNRIEPPDPIDKDLYELPPEEHALIQQVPGSLSEVLDNLEADHDWLTAGNVFTPDLIQTWIDYKRSAEVDPIRLRPHPHEFELYYDV
- a CDS encoding MFS transporter, producing MAGDVAPRPGGPRPDGPAVSPRAAPGIATVVVAVAVAVADVSAVNSVLPELRRDLGADASDLQWVVSGYVLTYGLAMIVTGRIGDARGRRPTFLTGVVVFTVASVLAAVAPGPGVLVVARLLQGFGAGFLNPQAMALVRELVPEGPRRSAVFALYTAVVGAALAVGPLLGGLLGSVGWRWVFWVNLPLGTLVLLAGLRVLPRAVPTGARVLPDVPGVALLWAGLSLLLIPLLELSDLPAGVVVAGLLSAVVALAAFVVRERRTAARGGAPVVDLALFRDRSYTCGVLLNTTYQAGLTGVVYVLTLYLRSGLGLDPVVAGAAQLPVALGALLVAPFAARLARPRRGELTGVILLVVGSAAAWAAVEVLPDAGTTIVWALAVPLLVVGVGSNLVSALNLGVTNARIPAEEAGSANALRQTTARIGSAVGTATVGALLAAALAPAGLGTAARADWDRAMSAGMALSVAFLAATLVPVLVDLVATRREVRAARS